Below is a window of Nicotiana tabacum cultivar K326 chromosome 19, ASM71507v2, whole genome shotgun sequence DNA.
ACCAGGAAGAACAGCATCATAAAACTTTTTACATTGCTGGCATTCGACCCCTTTTAAATTTTCTCGTTCAGCTTTCTTTCTCACAGGTTCAATGTATTTGAAGCCTGTCGCACCAGACCTGGTTGGAGGCAGCATTTGCTGCTTTTTAGGCCCATTATCTACATTCATGTCCTGAGTTTCATCATCTGAGTTTTCATTTTTTGTGTCTTTGGGATTTGGTTTCGGGTGATTCTGAACTTCATCCTTCATCACCTTTCCTAAGTTTCCTCTGACATTCTCCAGAGGAGTATCAAGAAAATCATCATGAGGATCAGGTCCAACTCGACTTTGATGCGACCTGGTATCCCTCCAATAAGAAACAGGACGCTTGGTACCAGCTGGTGGGCAAGATTTGACATTGGCAGGATTTTTAGGTGCAACAAGGGCACTTGAAATTGGAGGTGAGACAGAGTTGGATCTTGGGATCAGGCTAACTCCTTTATCATTGTCCAGTACTTCATGTTTGTCTTCTTGTTCAAAACCAGAAGCCTCGGGAACTTTATGTTTGACCTCTAATAAAGATGGCATAATTTGTTAGTTTAGCACAATTCCTTTTCCTATTCATTTGGAAATTAAATTAAGCTTAGAATTTGCTAAAACGGAGAGCTTCCTTGTGCATAGGCATATCTTCCGATATAGATAACGAGgaagaaggaaaaagaagtgGGCAATTACTAGGTGATTGATTACCAAGCATCTTTTCGGGGAGGAATCAAATAGAAGTCCCCTAGGCTAGGAATGACACAGCAAATGCATACATCATGTTGAATAGAGTGTAGAATTAGCTATATATCACAAGCATCCGGAGAGCAATAAGACTTACCACGTGAAGTTAAAGGACTCTGGTCATTCTGTAATGCACTTTGTTCTGATAATTTGCTTTGTAGGTGCATGTTCTCTGAAGTAAGACCATATCTTGCACATAGAAAGTTGTACTGTGATTTCAGACTTTTATAAGATGTAACCATatcctttcttttattcttctcaGCCAACAACTCAGATTCTTTTGCTTGAATCAGATGGAGTAACTTACCATGTAATTCCATCCCCTCAGAGGAATCCTTGCTTCTCTCTCTCAGATTTGCCTGAAGCTTATCAATCTCTTCCTCCGAGTCTCTCAATTTGGctagtaatttttttttctccttctcaaGCTCTTCCAACTCCTGCCCTGTCTTTGACCTTTCTAAAGAATACAAATCTATCTGTTGAAGTAACTGATCATGCAACTTCCTTCTCTCCACCGCTTCAGACTTTTTATTCATGAGTTCTTTCTGCAGATCATAAACATCAGTCTCCAGATTCTTTGCTTTGGTCATAAGTAGTTGTTTCTCATTCTTGTACTGATTCAACAAATCCTCATTCTTCATAATTTCTGCGTCCAGCAACTGAACTTTGCTTAGTAAATTTTCTTGCATCTCCAGTCCTTTTTCTACTGCAGCTGTCTTATCTTTAAGTTCCTCTTTGAGTTTATCTACTCTTCTTTGTGTTGTTTCAAGCTCAGCAAGAAGTTTGTCCATCTTTTGTTCATATTCTTTTAGTTGCTTTTCTTTATATGCTGCTGAAGAAGTCTTTGATTGAGCCAACTGGACAAGCTTATTGTGTAACTCTAGTCCACCATCAACTTCCATCGACTTATTCTGGAGTTCTAACTGCAACCTACCAACTTCAAGCTCTGAACTCTGTTGTTTCTTCATAAGGAGGATAACTCTATCTTCAAGTTCTCTCTGTGGGTTCTCATATTTGCATACGAGTGGGGCTCTTGATTCAAGAAGCATACATGATCTCTGGATTGCTTCCCTTAAATTGTTTATTTCACTAGTTCTCTGTTTCAACTCATTTTGGAGTTCCTTAACATGATTAGCTGAGGACAATTCAGAATCCAACAATTTTGTTTTCTCCAATTTAAGAGACTGGTTTTCTTGAAGAATTTTCTGCTTTTCAAGTTGCATATTTTCCATCTGGAGCAACagatctttttccttttctttccaaGAAGTCTCTGCAGCGTTTCTTGCCTCGGAATATATTAGCTGCAAACTTTGAGATTTAGACTGGTAGTTTGGGAAGAGTTGACTGCAGAATATATACTCTATCTGAGAAATCCTATCTTTTGCTTCTTGGATAGTAGCAACAAGAATGGTACTAAGTCCAGAAACATACTTTGCATCAGCAATATTAGCAGGATATGCTGTCTGGGGAGACTGTTGTGTGTGCTCTGCCATATctggaaaaaaatacaaaatgaaattCTGACATTCGCTATTGTGATTCAACAGCAAAAGAATCCCAATTACTTTACAGAAGGACTTCCCTCAATGAGCTTTACTGCCGTAGCAAAACACTAAATATTCCATATCAAACAATATGTAAATTTCAAGAACTATCTGCAAATCAATCTGTTAGAAAATAATTTCAAGACTTCCTCCAACCATGAAATTCCCCAATATAGATCTATATTCTACGGAGAGCTCCGAAAAGATGTTTTGTGTTTGCTAAGATGGAATAcaattttctgaaaatattttccATGAGAAAGTCATTTTCTGGTGTTTTTGTTCCCAGAAACAAGGGCGATATCCAAAGTTGCAATAATTATAGGGGGGTTAAGCTGCTAAGCCATACTataaaagtttgggagagagtggttgAAGTGAGGGTGAGGACCAGTGTGTCCATTTCTGAGACCCAATTCGGTTTCATGCCGGGGCGTTCGACTATGGAAGCCATTCACATTGTGAGGAGATTGGTGGAGCGGTACAGGGAGATAAAGAAGGACTTGCACAAGGTGTTCATTAacctagagaaagcatatgacaaagTCCCGAGAGAGGTGATCTGGCGATGCTTGAAGGCTAAAGGGGTCCCAGAAGCGTACATTAaggtgattaaggatatgtatgatgaaGCTAAAACTCGGGTTAGGGCAGCGGGAGGAGACTCAGAACACtttccggttatgatggggttgcaccagggatcAGCTCTTAGTCCATTCCTATTTTCCTTGGTGATGGACGCATTGACGAGACAAATTTAAGGTGAGGTGctatggtgtatgttatttgttgATGACATAGTTTTAATTGACGAGACGCGGggtggtgttaacgagaggttgAAGGTTTGGAGGCAGACCCTAAAGTCAAAGGGGTTCAAGTTGAGCaagaccaagacagaatacttggagtgcaagttcagcaacGGTACCCAAGAAAGGGATATGGAGGTGAGGCTTGATAcgcaagtcatccccaagagaggtagtttcaagtatcttggatcTATAATACAAGGAAACGGGGAGATTGATAAAGATGTCACGCATCATATCGGagcaggatggatgaagtggcGGCTCGCTTCcagtgtcttgtgtgataagaatgtgccgctgAGACTTAGAGGTAAGTTCTACAAAGTTGTAGTTAGGCTGACTATGTTGTATGGAACAGAGTGTTGGCCGTTCAAGAACTCTCATACCCAAAAGCTAAAAGTAGTTGAGATGAGGATATTGAGGTGGATGTGTGAGCATATCcggttggataagattaggaatgaagttattagggaaaaggtgggagtggcccctgtggaggataagatgcggaaagcgaggttgagatggttcgggcatgttaagaggagGAGTATAGAAGTCCCAGTTAGAAGGTGCGAGTGGTTAGCCTCGGTGTGTAGCaggaggggtagaggtaggcctaagaagtcttggggagaggttATTAAGCGGGACATGGCGCAACTGGAGctgactgaggacatggccctagacaGGAGGGTGTGGAAGTCAAAGATTAGGGCAGAAGGTTCATAGGTAGTTGAGCGTTTCTCTTTTGTCTTACTCAATTCGCTAGtattagtgttagtatgatatcTTTTATTCATAGATGGTTATTACTACCTAGAGTTTGACTGCATTCTTGGATTCGATCTTATTTCATCTTGTTGTTATGCCTGTTTGTTGCAATTACCTTTTCTTTTTAAGTCGTTCTCTAGccgaaggtctatcggaaacagcctctctgcccttccagggtaGGGATAAGAttgcgtacatcttaccctccccataccccacttgtgggaaactactgggtttgttgttgttgttgttgttgttgttgttgtgttccCAGAAATTTCCAATGAAAAAATTTCCATCAAAATGGTGACTTCCATTAGATATGGATGGAACATTGGGAGTCATTTCCATGTACAAATATTGCGACTCTTACTCCATATCACTTGCTCCAAACAACATTAGACTCTTAATACTCAAAAACTTTTATCAAAACTCTATCCAATTCTCAGACTATATTATCAATCTTTAATAATCACCAACCAAACACTAAAAAAAGTGAGAAAACCACATGTATTTTAGGAAACCATTTTCCCTGAAGTtgattttccttcataccaaaaaCAACCTTACGAAGCATCCCTTGCTTGATCAGAACTTCCTTTATTTGATATATCCAAAAGTGCAAGGTTGAATTTTATTGCTTCAAGATATATCTACCATGCCAGCATCTGATAAACATGCATAGTTACAAATGCTGATaaaatgaagataacaaaaaacCAAAGGCCCACAGATAATTATGACAATTGTATTGCATGGATAGCCTTCTTTGATAAAATGTTTGTCATTTTCAAGGCAAAATGGATAGAAACTGCCCTAGCAAATATTGAAACACAAATTTGCATGACTCTCAACTTATTACCCTTCATTCCAGTTTCTACAAAAGTCACACAATTAAATAAATATTCCACTTGGTTATACTATCAGCAATAAGTAAGTATTCCATTTTACAGCATTATTCTATTTTACCTTCCTCCAGCAGCAATTTCAGATATTCGATTACCATATTACAGTTATGTAGCCATTAACACGTGATAAGCAAATCAAATTTGAGGATTTATTTACGCAGTAGAAACAGACGTGTAGATTGCATTTCGATTCACAGATCGGATTTTAACATTAAATCTCAGCTCAAAAATGAATTAGGGCTTTTCTCGGTAATCTACAGAAGGAGAGAGAATTAATAGACAGAGAAGGGAACTTACAGCTCGGATTCGCCGGGAAAAGAGATCGTCGAGAATTTCGCCGGAGAGCGACGGAGATGAGAAAGCTTGTAGCGTTGGGGAAAGCGGTGTTAGCTTGCCGGAGAAGGAACTCTCTCTGAGTACAATTTTGAAATTGGAGCGGGAATTGTTTTTTGGGTTTGATTTTGGAGTCTATTCGATTGTTGTCCCTCCAACCCGATACAAAAGGGCTGGGTCCGTGGATATCAAATCTATTGGGCCGAAGTGCACAAAtcgaaattcaattttttttacaagTTTATAGAGCCATCAATATGGGCTTGGCACGTTAGGGCAGCACAGTCCAGCCCGTAATTTAGCAGGGTTGGGCTAGAATTTTTGGAGCCCGTTTTAAAATGAAGCTTTTAAGCCCGGTCCGAGTAAACCTGTGGCCCGTGAGGTTTGACTGTGGCTGGGCCAGACCGGCCCGTGGGCCTaataaaaatagttatttaaaatatataaattataaaatGTATACTGCCTCTAGCAATGGAAAGTCAAAATTTGGATCTTTACTTAGAGGAaccaaaacttgatcttgagaagTTTCAAGAGATGTATTGGAAGGACCATTATAGAAAATATCTCGATCTTTCAGTGATGGGGCGTGATGTActtagttgtaacgacccgaccggtcgttttgagtatcacaaTCCCATttctccatttactgctcaatttatgccttacagttgatttatgacttatcgggttagttggttcgggtccggaagaatttcaaagtgaaatgagacacttagtctcataattgaaaacttaagttgaaaaagttgacagtatattcacttatgtgtaaacgacctcggaattgaattttgataattccaatagctctgtatggttattttggacttaggagcgtatccaaaaaattatttggaggtccgtagtagatttaggcttgaaatggtaaaagttgaatttttgaaaagtttgaccgggggttgattttttgatatcggggtcggaatccgttttcggaaattggaataggtccgttatgtcatttatgacttgcgtgcaaaatttgaggtcaatcgaacttgattcgatatgtttcggcatcgaatgtaaaagttggaaatttcataatagactaaagtttcaagtgagttcgcacaagacccaaATTTGAACGAGAATatttacatacatatatatatatatatatatatatatatatatatatatatatatatatatatatatatatatatatatatatatatatatatatatatatatatggagttaTGTGATGATAtatctacctatcaaatgaaagatcttcgagtctagtttctaacgcttcaaatcgttcgtcatttggacattcctacaagaagttatgaccaaattatcaaAGTCTAGAAAAATGCGAT
It encodes the following:
- the LOC107803524 gene encoding protein gamma response 1 isoform X1 gives rise to the protein MLRKVVFDMAEHTQQSPQTAYPANIADAKYVSGLSTILVATIQEAKDRISQIEYIFCSQLFPNYQSKSQSLQLIYSEARNAAETSWKEKEKDLLLQMENMQLEKQKILQENQSLKLEKTKLLDSELSSANHVKELQNELKQRTSEINNLREAIQRSCMLLESRAPLVCKYENPQRELEDRVILLMKKQQSSELEVGRLQLELQNKSMEVDGGLELHNKLVQLAQSKTSSAAYKEKQLKEYEQKMDKLLAELETTQRRVDKLKEELKDKTAAVEKGLEMQENLLSKVQLLDAEIMKNEDLLNQYKNEKQLLMTKAKNLETDVYDLQKELMNKKSEAVERRKLHDQLLQQIDLYSLERSKTGQELEELEKEKKKLLAKLRDSEEEIDKLQANLRERSKDSSEGMELHGKLLHLIQAKESELLAEKNKRKDMVTSYKSLKSQYNFLCARYGLTSENMHLQSKLSEQSALQNDQSPLTSREVKHKVPEASGFEQEDKHEVLDNDKGVSLIPRSNSVSPPISSALVAPKNPANVKSCPPAGTKRPVSYWRDTRSHQSRVGPDPHDDFLDTPLENVRGNLGKVMKDEVQNHPKPNPKDTKNENSDDETQDMNVDNGPKKQQMLPPTRSGATGFKYIEPVRKKAERENLKGVECQQCKKFYDAVLPGEDKDSNGNRQNLRCEHHDGVSRHRYRYAPPLTPEGFWNIGFESEM
- the LOC107803524 gene encoding protein gamma response 1 isoform X2, producing MAEHTQQSPQTAYPANIADAKYVSGLSTILVATIQEAKDRISQIEYIFCSQLFPNYQSKSQSLQLIYSEARNAAETSWKEKEKDLLLQMENMQLEKQKILQENQSLKLEKTKLLDSELSSANHVKELQNELKQRTSEINNLREAIQRSCMLLESRAPLVCKYENPQRELEDRVILLMKKQQSSELEVGRLQLELQNKSMEVDGGLELHNKLVQLAQSKTSSAAYKEKQLKEYEQKMDKLLAELETTQRRVDKLKEELKDKTAAVEKGLEMQENLLSKVQLLDAEIMKNEDLLNQYKNEKQLLMTKAKNLETDVYDLQKELMNKKSEAVERRKLHDQLLQQIDLYSLERSKTGQELEELEKEKKKLLAKLRDSEEEIDKLQANLRERSKDSSEGMELHGKLLHLIQAKESELLAEKNKRKDMVTSYKSLKSQYNFLCARYGLTSENMHLQSKLSEQSALQNDQSPLTSREVKHKVPEASGFEQEDKHEVLDNDKGVSLIPRSNSVSPPISSALVAPKNPANVKSCPPAGTKRPVSYWRDTRSHQSRVGPDPHDDFLDTPLENVRGNLGKVMKDEVQNHPKPNPKDTKNENSDDETQDMNVDNGPKKQQMLPPTRSGATGFKYIEPVRKKAERENLKGVECQQCKKFYDAVLPGEDKDSNGNRQNLRCEHHDGVSRHRYRYAPPLTPEGFWNIGFESEM